Proteins encoded together in one Impatiens glandulifera chromosome 1, dImpGla2.1, whole genome shotgun sequence window:
- the LOC124927129 gene encoding uncharacterized protein LOC124927129, whose translation MGSILDHENEIKEEVAIYYISKMMTDYELNDSSMEKVYWALAWGDSFWTKCTTCNVRYKYLLNCRGVFMAINEGIGPPDGSYPFLDCQHFPAPENCYANQLGTITNIPTTNGVVVSKSKRKSYSGSSVEVVDTDITIPLEAHPIGNGNKNTRSLHEPSKLGKPSRRKSLDDTCVETALSELRKKLPEIRKADTEVAALKKNLANLPQKEAAAAGKSVGEVVVSNKPSTAAISGTVGLQSVVRRRASMRMKVPISDFHNFDNDRAEQCFKAKQILALYDEKDAMPRLEKIKRGGCLRIYPRGGDIWAIYKNWSSEWNRETPFEVRHQYEMVEVMMDYDEEDGVCMSPLVKVDGYRTVYGRNPDKGSISWVLKKEKLRFSHRVPSWRIRGGERTDDLPECCWDLDPAATQDGLILQQQQEQEEAEAGKHKCT comes from the exons ATGGGGAGCATTCTAGACCAtgagaatgaaatcaaagaagaggTGGCAATCTACTACATCAGCAAAATGATGACCGATTATGAGTTAAATGACTCTTCTATGGAGAAGGTCTATTGGGCACTAGCCTG GGGTGATTCCTTTTGGACAAAATGCACAACTTGTAACGTTCGGTATAAGTATCTCCTGAATTGTCGTGGTGTTTTCATGGCAATTAACGAAGGGATAGGACCTCCAGATGGCTCGTATCCTTTTCTTGattgtcaacattttcctgcTCCTGAAAACTGCTATGCAAATCAACTTGGGACTATTACAAATATCCCAACCACAAATGGAGTCGTTGTATCTAAATCTAAGCGGAAATCGTATTCTGGATCTTCAGTGGAGGTTGTTGATACAGATATAACCATCCCTCTCGAGGCACACCCTATAGGGAATGGCAATAAAAACACGAGATCTCTTCACGAGCCTTCCAAACTGGGCAAGCCCTCAAGGAGAAAGAGTCTTGATGACACATGCGTAGAAAC ggCATTGTCTGAATTAAGAAAGAAGTTGCCAGAGATAAGGAAAGCTGATACTGAAGTAGCTGCACTGAAGAAAAACCTAGCAAATTTACCTCAGAaagaagcagcagcagcaggaaAATCAGTAGGAGAGGTGGTGGTGTCTAACAAGCCTAGTACTGCCGCAATTTCTGGCACAGTTGGACTTCAATCAGTGGTGAGGAGGAGGGCATCAATGCGCATGAAGGTTCCTATctctgattttcacaattttgaCAATGATAGGGCTGAGCAATGCTTCAAGGCGAAGCAGATATTGGCGCTCTATGATGAAAAAGATGCTATGCCACGTCT agaaaaaataaaacggGGAGGATGCCTTAGAATTTATCCTAGGGGCGGGGATATATGGGCCATATACAAGAACTGGTCATCGGAATGGAACAGGGAGACCCCCTTTGAAGTTAGGCATCAATATGAGATGGTGGAAGTTATGATGGattatgatgaagaagatggggTTTGCATGAGTCCACTGGTGAAAGTAGATGGTTACAGGACTGTGTATGGGAGGAACCCAGATAAGGGTTCCATTAGTTGGGTTTTGAAGAAGGAAAAGTTGAGATTCTCGCATCGTGTTCCTTCTTGGCGAATTAGAGGTGGAGAAAGGACTGATGATCTGCCAGAATGCTGTTGGGATCTGGACCCTGCCGCCACCCAAGATGGCCTTATCCTTCAACAGCagcaagaacaagaagaagctgAAGCTGGGAAACATAAA TGTACTTGA